The Clostridioides sp. ES-S-0010-02 genome window below encodes:
- a CDS encoding conserved phage C-terminal domain-containing protein: MNNGFYKLNSVVLGFDITNDINKIRFNHYIMRKENIQRLQGTLPRGQFYMTVRRTATDLQLSISTISRLVREFSDLGVIRLVSKGTRGKMHSIYSYISSEISEDLFDSTSENLLDSDETIDFNYNSVENYEFSNLEYSYGNVENKGCIDEDCIYGGGMSKYNSAYDNTECSSCDDCSILSSKNNSANKKSNDLASSGIKTHGKNTSSNNENINNENINSEKSVINFTNVTNKIKDYTKKTLIGEELKIENSNLKSRSSNVRFNETCNDIDKITKNDIEDNQSKNVIKLSNSKVFSSMNRDGKKSGFDNIHDTQKEDKFVTNKKESLNKFNKKNIQQSIINMLNKKTGKNFKINSPTSIKLINERLKEGYVLEDFYKVIEVKVAKWKDTIMEMYIRPETLFSHKFESYVNENISVKNQSNVYQCKKSDNNRSNNYMYSDYTTYDDSNRERKKHENARYWNPICEF, encoded by the coding sequence ATGAATAATGGATTTTATAAATTGAATTCAGTAGTATTAGGCTTTGATATAACAAATGATATTAATAAAATAAGATTTAATCATTATATAATGAGAAAAGAAAATATACAGAGATTGCAAGGTACTTTACCAAGAGGTCAATTTTATATGACAGTAAGAAGAACTGCTACAGATTTACAACTTTCTATTTCTACTATAAGTAGGCTTGTAAGAGAGTTTTCAGATTTAGGAGTAATAAGGCTTGTGTCTAAGGGAACAAGGGGGAAGATGCATTCTATATATAGCTATATCAGTTCAGAAATTAGTGAAGATTTATTTGATAGTACTAGTGAGAATTTACTTGATAGTGATGAAACTATAGATTTTAACTATAACAGTGTAGAGAACTATGAATTCAGTAATTTAGAGTATAGTTATGGAAATGTTGAAAATAAAGGTTGTATTGATGAAGATTGTATTTATGGTGGTGGAATGTCAAAGTACAATAGTGCTTATGATAATACAGAATGTAGTAGTTGTGATGACTGTAGTATATTAAGTAGTAAGAATAATTCTGCTAATAAAAAAAGCAATGACTTAGCTTCTAGTGGAATAAAAACTCATGGTAAAAATACTAGCTCTAATAATGAAAATATCAACAATGAAAATATCAACTCTGAAAAATCTGTTATTAATTTTACTAATGTAACTAATAAAATTAAAGATTATACCAAAAAAACACTTATTGGAGAAGAACTTAAAATCGAAAACTCTAATTTAAAATCGAGGTCTTCAAATGTTAGATTTAATGAAACATGTAATGACATAGATAAAATAACTAAAAATGACATAGAAGATAATCAAAGTAAAAATGTTATAAAATTAAGTAATAGTAAAGTATTTAGTAGCATGAATAGAGATGGTAAAAAGAGTGGTTTTGATAATATTCATGATACACAAAAAGAAGATAAGTTTGTAACAAATAAAAAAGAATCCTTAAATAAATTTAATAAAAAAAATATACAGCAAAGCATTATAAATATGCTAAATAAAAAAACAGGAAAAAATTTTAAAATCAATTCTCCAACGAGCATAAAACTTATCAACGAAAGACTAAAGGAAGGTTATGTCTTAGAAGATTTCTACAAAGTTATTGAGGTAAAAGTAGCTAAGTGGAAAGATACCATAATGGAAATGTATATAAGACCAGAGACCTTATTTAGCCATAAATTTGAATCCTATGTTAATGAAAACATATCTGTAAAAAATCAAAGTAATGTTTACCAGTGTAAAAAGAGCGACAATAATAGAAGTAATAATTATATGTATTCTGACTATACCACGTATGACGACAGCAATCGTGAAAGAAAAAAACATGAAAATGCAAGGTATTGGAATCCAATCTGTGAATTTTAA
- a CDS encoding transcriptional regulator, whose amino-acid sequence MKVKLEDIPVQFHAMVEIVGIDKFVEIAKLYGGTNTYIPTCKGIFRYARNREIVRQFNGVNYGELAIKHNMCVSNIKRIINENSI is encoded by the coding sequence ATGAAAGTAAAATTAGAAGATATACCAGTTCAGTTTCATGCAATGGTGGAAATAGTGGGTATTGATAAGTTTGTAGAGATTGCTAAATTGTATGGAGGTACAAACACTTATATACCTACATGTAAGGGGATTTTTAGATATGCAAGAAATAGGGAGATAGTGAGACAATTTAATGGGGTTAATTATGGGGAGCTCGCCATTAAACATAACATGTGTGTAAGCAATATTAAGCGAATAATAAATGAAAACAGTATATAA